In the Alteromonas sp. M12 genome, one interval contains:
- a CDS encoding DUF945 family protein: MKKRYIVLTIVLAAILILPKYISTQVSSNIDQYITEINKINGYNVEVVELKDGWFSSNGTLKVKMSLAKMAANSDIPWADDDTEVLLDFTSHHGPVIFTDGLDIGLINWELVYNGDLLRSKLDWPEDTNFYELTIGKGLLGGIDMEDRIVPFSVIEESENQKVVFSGYQGEGEQSGSGFSYEGDMKSFQFTSDEGKFEIENFEISMESEGELFAAMSGEIFESNAAMKIDKMNLLAVGETEQSVKLKELLFSVESEIDEQEQFMNIAQNLKIESVKAMDYDVTDIKLDVETNRISLVFIKAYQEFAKSLSGLDEYQMQQQSMSFITQNLLPLLQSQPQLNISKLSANLPEGKISGHSNNQLVGIDAMPDATADPKFWIDHTVSETQLELDKDVANLLFTRYVTSQLQLNPQTAEMSQEEIELIAAQQVPNMIEGLKLQGFLVEKDDKLILEFSLKDGNAVLNGNAIPLPY, encoded by the coding sequence AAAACGCTATATTGTTCTCACCATTGTTTTAGCTGCAATTCTTATATTACCTAAATACATCAGCACACAAGTCAGTAGTAACATTGACCAATATATAACTGAAATCAATAAAATTAATGGCTACAACGTAGAAGTTGTAGAATTAAAAGATGGTTGGTTCAGCTCCAATGGCACACTCAAAGTCAAAATGTCATTAGCTAAAATGGCGGCTAATTCAGACATACCTTGGGCTGATGACGATACAGAGGTGTTATTGGACTTTACGTCTCATCATGGTCCAGTGATTTTTACCGATGGATTGGATATCGGCTTGATCAATTGGGAACTAGTTTATAACGGTGATTTATTAAGAAGTAAACTTGATTGGCCAGAAGATACCAATTTCTACGAACTTACCATAGGTAAGGGTTTGTTAGGTGGTATCGATATGGAAGATCGCATTGTGCCATTCTCTGTTATTGAAGAAAGTGAAAATCAGAAAGTCGTTTTTTCTGGTTATCAGGGGGAAGGAGAACAATCAGGTAGTGGCTTTTCGTATGAAGGAGATATGAAGTCGTTTCAGTTTACGTCAGACGAAGGTAAATTCGAAATAGAAAATTTCGAAATTTCAATGGAATCCGAAGGTGAACTATTCGCAGCGATGAGTGGCGAAATATTTGAATCAAATGCGGCAATGAAAATCGATAAAATGAATTTGTTAGCAGTTGGCGAAACGGAACAGTCAGTTAAACTAAAAGAACTATTGTTTTCAGTGGAGTCAGAAATTGATGAGCAAGAACAATTCATGAATATCGCTCAGAACTTAAAGATTGAGAGTGTCAAAGCCATGGACTACGATGTGACCGACATTAAATTAGATGTTGAAACAAATCGTATAAGCCTAGTGTTCATCAAAGCATATCAAGAGTTTGCAAAATCCTTATCTGGATTAGACGAATATCAAATGCAGCAACAATCAATGAGCTTCATAACCCAAAACTTGCTACCGCTTTTACAAAGCCAACCACAGCTAAACATCAGCAAACTTTCAGCCAATTTACCGGAAGGAAAGATATCAGGTCACAGCAACAATCAATTAGTTGGAATTGATGCAATGCCAGATGCAACTGCAGACCCTAAATTCTGGATCGATCACACAGTTTCAGAAACGCAACTAGAACTAGATAAAGATGTCGCAAACTTATTATTCACTCGTTACGTGACTAGCCAGTTGCAACTAAACCCACAAACGGCCGAGATGTCACAAGAAGAAATAGAACTTATCGCAGCACAGCAAGTACCAAACATGATCGAAGGACTCAAGTTACAAGGCTTTCTAGTGGAAAAGGATGATAAGTTGATATTAGAGTTCTCACTCAAGGACGGAAATGCAGTTTTGAATGGCAATGCTATCCCTTTGCCCTACTAA
- a CDS encoding LysR family transcriptional regulator produces the protein MDRIDAMRVFTRVLERQSFTKAAEDLNIARSTVTDVVKRLEKRIGVVLLERTTRQVTPTIDGEAFYRRCLSIIQDVDDAETVFSGAKPKGGLRVDVHGTLARHFLMPKLPQFLTAYPDIELYMSEGDRFSDVIREGIDCVIRVGTPKVEDLVSKQIVLLEEVTVASSEYLRLFGTPASIKDLKTHKIVGFRATGSSVATPLEFCIEGTIKTVSPKISLTVNAAESLVAAARLGLGIVQVPRYHVQSDIKNGTLIPILENYPPTPSPVSILYPRNRQHASRVKVFIDWLETVFLDT, from the coding sequence ATGGACAGAATCGATGCTATGCGCGTGTTTACGCGGGTCTTGGAGAGACAGAGCTTTACCAAAGCCGCCGAAGACTTGAATATTGCCCGTTCCACAGTGACCGATGTGGTGAAGAGGCTTGAAAAAAGAATTGGTGTTGTTTTACTTGAGAGGACGACGCGACAAGTCACTCCAACTATAGATGGTGAAGCATTTTATCGACGATGTTTATCGATAATCCAAGACGTTGATGATGCAGAGACCGTATTTTCAGGGGCAAAGCCCAAAGGAGGATTACGGGTCGATGTACATGGAACGTTGGCTCGCCACTTCTTAATGCCTAAACTCCCGCAATTTCTAACCGCTTACCCGGACATTGAGCTGTATATGAGTGAGGGTGACCGGTTTTCAGATGTCATTCGTGAAGGTATTGATTGTGTCATTCGGGTTGGAACGCCAAAAGTAGAAGACTTAGTGAGTAAACAAATTGTGTTATTGGAAGAGGTAACAGTGGCCTCTTCCGAATATTTGAGGCTATTTGGTACCCCAGCTAGTATAAAAGATCTCAAAACCCACAAAATCGTTGGTTTTCGGGCTACGGGAAGTAGCGTGGCAACGCCGCTGGAGTTCTGCATTGAAGGCACGATAAAAACCGTCTCTCCCAAAATATCACTGACCGTTAATGCTGCCGAATCATTAGTGGCTGCGGCGAGATTAGGCCTAGGTATTGTCCAGGTTCCTCGTTATCATGTTCAATCAGATATAAAAAACGGTACATTGATTCCAATACTGGAAAATTATCCTCCCACTCCTTCCCCAGTATCTATTTTGTACCCACGCAATAGACAGCATGCTTCGCGGGTAAAAGTATTTATTGATTGGTTGGAGACCGTGTTTTTAGACACTTAG
- a CDS encoding SDR family oxidoreductase: protein MISINKVALITGASRGIGASIARRLANDGFAIVVNYVGSENAARNVVTQITEAGGRAIAHQADVSDAASVSSMFDQVESTLGNVEVLVNNAGIMDLQPLAKADAQHVDRQIDINLKGTINTLREASVRLNHGGSVINFSTSVVGLKLENYGVYTATKSAVETLTAIMAKEMRGKDIRVNAVAPGPTATELFLNGKSDELTDRMAKISPLGRLGTPDDIASVVSFLASTDGGWVNGQVIRANGGVI from the coding sequence ATGATAAGTATTAACAAAGTAGCTTTAATAACCGGCGCTTCAAGAGGTATCGGGGCCAGTATCGCTAGACGCTTGGCAAATGATGGGTTTGCCATAGTGGTGAATTATGTAGGAAGTGAAAACGCTGCAAGAAATGTAGTTACACAAATTACAGAGGCTGGTGGCCGCGCAATTGCTCACCAAGCTGATGTATCTGATGCCGCTTCGGTGAGTTCCATGTTCGACCAAGTGGAATCAACATTAGGGAATGTTGAGGTGCTAGTGAACAACGCTGGAATTATGGATCTTCAACCTCTTGCCAAAGCGGATGCACAACACGTCGACAGACAAATTGATATTAATCTCAAGGGGACGATCAATACTCTGCGAGAGGCTTCAGTCCGGCTTAATCATGGCGGAAGTGTGATCAACTTTTCGACAAGTGTGGTGGGTCTCAAACTAGAGAATTACGGTGTATATACTGCTACAAAATCGGCTGTAGAAACCCTAACGGCAATTATGGCCAAAGAGATGCGTGGAAAAGATATTAGGGTTAACGCCGTGGCTCCGGGGCCGACAGCAACTGAATTGTTTTTAAACGGCAAATCGGACGAGTTGACAGACCGTATGGCCAAAATAAGTCCGCTTGGGAGACTTGGAACACCAGATGATATTGCATCTGTAGTGTCGTTCCTGGCAAGTACAGATGGGGGCTGGGTTAATGGTCAGGTAATACGTGCCAATGGCGGAGTCATTTAA
- a CDS encoding transposase, giving the protein MPLARKRQINLSDTPYYHCVSRCVRRAFLCGEDELTGKSYEHRRQWVEDRLLFLTTVFAIEVCAYAVMSNHTHVVLHVNADKAKHWTDTEIAQRWHKLHKGTLLSQRLTSKETPVFTDAEQITLQSTLSVYHNRLTDISWFMRELNEPIARQANQEDDCTGHFWEGRFKSQALLDEHALAACMVYVDLNPIRAKMATTPESSNHTSVKRRIHDFKKGYQPSTLMPFVGNPKQPQPQGLMFDLVEYLKLVDLSGRSLNPNKRGAIDMSESPILQRLGLDEHTWQDIFLTFETNFSVAAGQSDTLKRYKRKRRQKNSVG; this is encoded by the coding sequence ATGCCACTGGCAAGGAAGCGACAAATCAATCTTTCAGATACCCCTTATTATCATTGTGTATCCCGATGTGTCCGGCGTGCCTTTTTGTGTGGTGAAGATGAACTGACAGGGAAAAGCTATGAACATCGTCGCCAGTGGGTAGAAGACAGGTTGTTGTTTTTAACAACCGTATTTGCCATCGAAGTTTGTGCCTATGCAGTGATGAGTAATCACACCCATGTGGTGTTACATGTTAATGCTGACAAAGCTAAACATTGGACGGATACAGAGATTGCTCAGCGCTGGCACAAGCTTCACAAAGGAACCTTGCTCTCACAAAGGTTAACCTCAAAAGAAACTCCCGTGTTCACAGACGCTGAACAAATCACACTCCAGTCAACCTTGTCCGTTTATCATAATCGCTTAACCGACATTAGCTGGTTTATGCGAGAATTAAATGAGCCGATTGCTCGACAAGCGAATCAGGAAGACGACTGTACCGGTCACTTTTGGGAAGGGCGATTCAAGTCACAAGCACTATTGGATGAACATGCATTGGCAGCTTGCATGGTGTACGTAGACTTAAACCCTATCCGGGCAAAAATGGCAACAACCCCAGAGTCATCTAACCACACTAGTGTGAAACGCCGTATTCATGATTTTAAGAAAGGTTATCAGCCCTCTACGTTAATGCCTTTTGTTGGCAACCCAAAGCAGCCACAACCGCAGGGACTAATGTTCGATTTAGTCGAATATCTTAAGTTGGTTGACCTATCTGGTCGCAGTCTTAATCCCAATAAAAGAGGGGCAATTGATATGAGTGAATCACCCATATTGCAACGTTTAGGGTTGGATGAACACACCTGGCAAGATATATTTTTGACCTTTGAAACCAATTTTAGCGTGGCTGCAGGGCAATCAGACACCTTGAAACGCTATAAGCGAAAACGTCGGCAAAAGAATTCTGTAGGCTAA
- a CDS encoding sulfatase-like hydrolase/transferase produces the protein MQIRKSLKSLLMGVIAGLVSISIHAKQPNIVLILADDMGYECLSANGCAGYNTPVLDELAAQGVRFEHAFANPKCTQSRVKLMTGLYNLRNYKRFAKLDRSQTTFAHYLKSAGYKTAIAGKWQLGKEIDSPQHFGFDSSWLWQHTRPRLREGTKHDSRYPNPQLEFNGKAVNFSGGEYGPDVLVNQLTGFIERNQDQPFLLYYPMLLPHWPFDATPDSADWDGKSLGSISEKGPGGVKEQTAHFKDMVQYADKMVGSIIDKLDALGLRENTLIIFVGDNGTDKPITTQCPDKLVKGAKGTLTDAGTRVPLIINWPGVIQPKVNHTRLVELSDILPTLLDFTGIPLAEDYPHHGLSLKPLLLNDQQQYAQQANKSHIQISYKKDTWIRNFNYGVKISDIGKDTIYEKYNGHYQTKSVQLDELSAQEKQIFSNLQALMKR, from the coding sequence ATGCAAATAAGAAAATCACTTAAATCTTTGTTAATGGGTGTTATTGCGGGTTTAGTCAGTATAAGCATCCATGCTAAGCAACCAAATATTGTGCTTATTCTAGCCGATGATATGGGTTATGAATGTTTATCTGCCAATGGTTGTGCCGGATATAATACACCGGTACTAGATGAACTGGCTGCTCAAGGCGTTAGATTTGAACATGCTTTTGCTAATCCTAAATGCACGCAATCACGTGTTAAGTTAATGACAGGGTTATATAACTTACGCAACTATAAACGATTTGCGAAGCTTGATAGGAGCCAAACCACCTTTGCCCATTATTTAAAAAGTGCCGGTTATAAAACGGCCATTGCGGGTAAATGGCAATTGGGTAAAGAAATAGACTCACCTCAGCATTTTGGTTTTGACAGCTCCTGGCTGTGGCAACATACTCGCCCTCGTTTACGTGAAGGTACCAAGCATGATAGCCGGTACCCTAACCCTCAATTAGAATTTAATGGTAAAGCTGTTAATTTTTCAGGAGGTGAATATGGTCCCGATGTTTTAGTTAATCAACTCACTGGCTTTATTGAGCGCAACCAAGATCAGCCTTTTTTACTGTATTACCCTATGTTGCTGCCACATTGGCCATTCGATGCCACGCCTGATTCGGCCGATTGGGATGGAAAATCACTAGGTTCAATTTCAGAAAAAGGACCCGGCGGAGTTAAAGAGCAAACAGCTCATTTCAAAGACATGGTGCAATATGCCGACAAAATGGTGGGGAGTATTATTGATAAATTAGACGCCTTAGGTTTGCGCGAAAACACCCTAATTATTTTTGTTGGTGACAATGGCACCGACAAACCTATTACTACTCAATGTCCTGACAAGTTAGTTAAAGGCGCTAAAGGTACATTAACCGACGCCGGTACTCGTGTACCGTTGATTATTAACTGGCCCGGTGTCATCCAACCAAAAGTAAATCATACACGTTTAGTTGAGCTCTCTGATATTTTGCCCACCTTACTTGATTTTACAGGTATACCATTAGCCGAAGATTACCCACATCATGGCCTTAGCTTGAAACCTTTATTATTAAACGACCAGCAGCAATACGCTCAACAGGCTAATAAAAGCCACATTCAAATTAGCTATAAGAAAGATACTTGGATTAGAAATTTCAATTATGGTGTCAAAATTAGCGATATAGGGAAAGATACTATTTACGAAAAATATAATGGTCACTATCAAACTAAGTCGGTTCAGTTAGATGAATTGTCAGCACAAGAAAAACAAATATTTTCAAACTTACAAGCTTTAATGAAACGCTAA
- a CDS encoding sulfatase gives MKKLPLLLTSCLLFTMATAQSKIQNVVVIFSDDQGYEDLSSFGSKKADTPYIDQLAKEGMKLTSFYVASSVCSPSRASLLTGRMPVRAGAQHVVFSSPAVYTGKGLPPQEITIAELLKQKNYATGLIGKWHLGHEKAYLPTAQGFDYFYGLPYSNDMSIAPNMDIAEDIVLNEGYTLEQLHYDANQIATNGLKAYKKLKRKVPLMRGNQVIEYPANQSTLTERYTKEAVSFIKRNKQKPFFLYFAHTFPHLPIFTGEKFKGSSKGGPFYDAVQEIDWSVGEVMKALKEQGLDKNTLVIYTSDNGPNSKGSAKPLRGSKFTTYEGGLRVPGIIWAPTEIEPTVSDEIVSALDLFPTIANYAGIELPKDRIYDGVDISRFLSGEQKDSPRKEIFYYSANTSTVDGIRLGDWKFIYKGFNPNQQQKINGQELSEKLYNIKLDAPEKENLINKYPEKVKALKERMECFDIALKQDVESKYGK, from the coding sequence ATGAAAAAATTACCACTGTTGTTAACGAGCTGTTTGTTATTCACTATGGCAACTGCACAAAGTAAGATTCAAAATGTTGTGGTTATCTTCTCTGATGACCAAGGGTATGAAGACCTTAGCTCTTTTGGATCAAAAAAAGCGGATACACCCTATATTGATCAGTTAGCAAAAGAGGGAATGAAATTAACCAGCTTCTATGTAGCCTCTTCCGTTTGTTCGCCTTCAAGAGCGTCTTTGTTAACTGGCAGAATGCCGGTGCGTGCAGGTGCTCAGCACGTAGTTTTCTCAAGTCCTGCTGTCTATACTGGAAAGGGCTTACCACCACAAGAAATCACGATTGCGGAATTGTTAAAACAAAAAAATTACGCTACTGGTCTTATTGGTAAATGGCACCTCGGTCATGAAAAAGCCTATTTGCCTACTGCTCAGGGGTTCGATTACTTCTATGGCCTGCCATATAGTAATGACATGTCCATTGCGCCTAATATGGACATAGCCGAAGATATTGTTTTAAATGAAGGTTATACCCTTGAACAATTACATTACGATGCCAATCAAATAGCAACTAACGGCCTGAAAGCTTATAAAAAACTAAAGAGAAAAGTCCCCTTAATGAGAGGCAATCAGGTTATCGAATATCCCGCTAATCAATCAACCTTGACAGAGCGATATACAAAAGAAGCAGTATCATTTATTAAAAGAAATAAACAGAAGCCGTTCTTTTTATATTTCGCACATACTTTTCCACATTTGCCCATTTTTACCGGTGAAAAATTCAAAGGCTCAAGCAAAGGTGGTCCGTTTTATGATGCAGTACAAGAAATTGACTGGAGCGTAGGTGAGGTAATGAAAGCCTTAAAAGAACAAGGTTTAGACAAGAATACCTTGGTTATTTACACTTCTGACAACGGACCGAACAGCAAAGGCTCAGCGAAGCCATTACGAGGTAGTAAATTTACAACCTACGAGGGAGGCTTACGTGTACCAGGTATTATATGGGCACCCACAGAAATAGAGCCAACCGTAAGCGACGAAATTGTTTCAGCACTCGATTTATTTCCAACCATTGCAAACTATGCTGGAATTGAGTTACCCAAAGATAGAATTTACGATGGGGTTGATATTTCTCGCTTTTTAAGCGGTGAACAAAAAGATTCTCCTCGTAAAGAGATATTTTATTACTCTGCTAATACCAGCACCGTAGATGGCATCAGATTGGGCGATTGGAAGTTTATTTATAAAGGCTTCAATCCAAACCAACAACAGAAAATTAACGGCCAAGAACTCAGTGAAAAGTTGTATAACATTAAGCTGGATGCGCCAGAAAAAGAGAACTTAATTAACAAATACCCTGAAAAAGTAAAAGCATTAAAAGAACGTATGGAGTGTTTCGATATTGCTTTAAAACAAGATGTAGAAAGCAAATACGGAAAATAG
- a CDS encoding family 16 glycoside hydrolase — MKKMTPKIPLFCLGLFSISLFLNGCGAFDDRPTTKVEVADGSQNFNFDGIAFKPNTMWQKVGDATITEDMLGFTLAQGDAVLLNRGKDNLLVKGNLLETHQQYKDFHFSVDVNITPKTRSGISILGRYRINIADMYKAKKIRPTSMGGIDHRYDEERERNVRYDGVKPKANPSKPPGQWQTLEIDFKAPRFDNDGLKTEYAQFISVKLNGVPIHKNQVATGPSQDAQYLNETSHGPIFLIGNSAPVAFRNLVIEPKDFSHIPAARPLKAGNEIPLGVNTGKPMINLVKQGKELFQDKGCKECHTIDKNSNAVKSGPNLFGVFSDNTKVIRVYDSAEQHITKIKADDHYLMQSLRQSALYLAVRNNADNSTKQFLPIMPSYNAEAISNSDITAILSYLKTLNESKDKGPAYIWQEAPEKPYVLTEDLSAELVSNKPRLVRVNIGPEVSGRAYHVGLPNARNYSFDPRTLAVELIWSGRFLSLKNEKKNRADKASEIGEGAVKWDTTSYTHLFQPILSNGKAVDFTFKEPSDTSEESVIANLNDNKEFAEYMAETDAGFIGVNTEQGEIPWFNYRVENNSVSAQINITDDNQIQANFKVKTASALRLSLADTSLINIQVSHGKVTGKVWHLPKGVNQLVTFSASFKKAPKFNELNDKVVKQSNEKQALVWSDAFSESASLPAGYRLENSLAPNDKFGRQVLFEPLGIAFTEQGSAYVSTRTSGVWKITDNNWQQFAEGIFDSLGVVVDSENTIVVGEKSGLTRLSDVNDDGWAESRVNLSDSFTFSSNYHEYLHGPIKTSANEYFYTLNLGHGLSGSYRAEGTMGTGGGYRGWAMKVDANGNTIPYANGMRSPAGLAINADGKMYYTDNQGDFQGTSKLHVLKPNAYYGHPASLVDVPGKTPTSPDIQWDEMKGKRDLPVGLLPHGRAMNSPGSPVWDTTGGGFGPYKGQMFIGDQTKSNIFRVHTETVNGVEQSALLPFMAVTASGAMRLTFSPLDNSLWIGQTGRGWWPKGGNLNALQRIVYDGETVPQSIYSIEVQADGFKVNLTKPISKSERHTFDNLVISSWYYLENANYGSEEKEMRVEKTAISNWSKDGKSFRVTVENFKVDENRPAEHTSRVYEIDLSKTVLGKGLSEFHTKAWYTLNSIPKR, encoded by the coding sequence ATGAAAAAAATGACACCTAAAATACCCTTGTTCTGCTTGGGATTATTCAGTATCTCGTTATTTTTAAATGGCTGTGGCGCTTTTGATGACAGGCCGACTACTAAGGTTGAGGTAGCGGATGGTAGCCAAAATTTTAATTTTGATGGTATTGCTTTTAAACCAAATACTATGTGGCAGAAAGTAGGTGATGCGACAATAACAGAAGATATGCTTGGGTTTACCCTGGCTCAAGGCGACGCAGTATTGCTAAATCGTGGCAAAGATAATTTACTTGTTAAAGGAAACTTATTAGAAACACACCAGCAATATAAAGATTTTCATTTTAGTGTTGACGTTAATATAACGCCAAAAACTAGATCAGGTATCTCTATTCTTGGTCGGTACCGAATCAATATAGCGGATATGTATAAAGCCAAAAAAATAAGACCTACGAGTATGGGAGGGATTGACCATCGATATGACGAAGAACGAGAACGTAACGTTAGATATGATGGTGTAAAACCGAAGGCTAATCCTTCAAAACCACCCGGACAATGGCAAACGCTTGAAATAGATTTTAAGGCACCTCGTTTCGATAACGATGGGTTAAAAACTGAATATGCGCAGTTTATTTCAGTAAAATTAAATGGTGTGCCGATTCATAAAAACCAAGTTGCTACCGGCCCAAGTCAAGATGCTCAATATCTAAATGAAACATCTCACGGACCGATTTTCCTTATTGGGAATAGTGCCCCTGTTGCTTTTCGAAATTTAGTTATCGAGCCTAAAGATTTTTCACATATACCCGCTGCGAGACCCCTAAAAGCTGGAAATGAAATACCGTTAGGAGTGAATACGGGCAAACCCATGATTAATCTTGTAAAACAAGGTAAAGAACTCTTTCAAGATAAAGGCTGTAAAGAGTGTCATACGATAGATAAAAATTCGAATGCAGTAAAATCGGGGCCAAATTTATTTGGTGTGTTTTCTGACAATACGAAAGTAATAAGAGTTTATGACAGCGCAGAGCAACATATAACTAAAATTAAAGCAGATGATCACTATCTAATGCAGTCACTTCGACAGTCGGCATTATACTTAGCAGTAAGAAATAACGCAGATAATTCGACGAAACAGTTTTTACCTATCATGCCGTCATACAACGCGGAAGCAATATCTAATAGTGATATCACTGCAATATTGAGTTACTTAAAAACGCTGAATGAAAGTAAAGATAAAGGTCCCGCTTATATTTGGCAAGAAGCACCAGAAAAGCCATATGTGTTAACAGAAGATTTAAGTGCAGAACTCGTTAGCAATAAGCCAAGGTTAGTTCGCGTTAATATTGGGCCTGAAGTGTCTGGTCGCGCATATCATGTTGGTTTACCCAATGCACGTAACTACAGCTTTGACCCTCGCACCTTAGCGGTTGAGCTAATTTGGTCGGGTCGCTTTTTGTCTTTAAAAAACGAGAAAAAGAATCGGGCTGACAAGGCCAGTGAGATTGGTGAAGGCGCAGTAAAGTGGGATACAACATCATACACCCACTTATTTCAACCGATTTTATCAAATGGAAAGGCCGTCGATTTTACCTTTAAAGAACCAAGTGATACCTCAGAAGAAAGCGTGATTGCAAACTTAAATGACAACAAAGAATTTGCCGAGTATATGGCCGAAACCGATGCTGGGTTTATTGGTGTGAATACGGAACAAGGCGAAATTCCTTGGTTTAATTATCGTGTTGAAAATAACAGTGTATCGGCGCAAATAAACATTACTGATGACAACCAAATACAGGCTAACTTTAAGGTAAAAACAGCGTCAGCTTTACGCTTATCTTTAGCTGACACCTCACTGATAAATATTCAGGTATCGCACGGTAAAGTGACTGGCAAGGTTTGGCATTTACCCAAAGGTGTAAACCAATTGGTCACGTTTAGCGCAAGCTTTAAAAAGGCACCTAAATTTAATGAATTAAACGATAAGGTCGTTAAGCAAAGTAATGAAAAACAAGCCCTTGTTTGGAGCGACGCTTTCAGTGAAAGTGCATCTTTACCAGCAGGGTATCGTCTTGAAAATTCATTAGCGCCAAATGATAAATTTGGAAGACAAGTGTTGTTTGAACCATTAGGTATCGCTTTTACTGAGCAAGGTAGCGCCTATGTTAGTACTAGAACATCGGGTGTGTGGAAAATTACAGACAATAATTGGCAGCAATTTGCTGAAGGTATTTTTGACTCATTAGGTGTGGTTGTTGATAGCGAGAATACGATTGTTGTAGGTGAAAAATCTGGACTCACTCGTTTAAGCGATGTTAATGATGATGGTTGGGCCGAATCTAGGGTTAACCTGTCGGATAGTTTTACCTTTAGTTCTAATTATCATGAGTATTTACATGGTCCAATTAAAACCTCTGCTAACGAGTATTTCTACACCTTAAATTTGGGACATGGTTTATCGGGTAGTTATCGCGCAGAAGGCACAATGGGAACGGGAGGAGGTTACCGTGGTTGGGCAATGAAAGTAGATGCCAATGGCAACACCATCCCATACGCCAATGGTATGAGAAGCCCTGCGGGACTAGCAATAAATGCTGACGGAAAAATGTACTATACGGATAATCAAGGTGATTTCCAAGGTACCTCGAAACTGCATGTTTTAAAGCCAAATGCTTACTATGGACATCCGGCGAGTTTAGTCGATGTACCAGGAAAGACGCCAACAAGCCCTGATATTCAATGGGACGAAATGAAAGGTAAGCGCGATTTACCTGTTGGTTTGTTACCTCATGGACGCGCAATGAATTCACCTGGTAGTCCTGTGTGGGATACAACAGGCGGCGGTTTTGGTCCGTATAAAGGACAAATGTTCATTGGTGACCAAACTAAATCAAACATCTTTAGAGTGCATACTGAAACGGTAAACGGGGTAGAGCAATCAGCATTATTACCCTTTATGGCGGTTACTGCATCGGGGGCAATGAGGTTAACATTTTCACCTTTAGATAATAGCTTATGGATTGGGCAAACAGGCAGAGGATGGTGGCCCAAAGGCGGCAACTTAAATGCCTTACAGCGCATCGTTTACGATGGAGAAACTGTGCCTCAGTCAATTTATTCTATTGAAGTGCAAGCCGATGGATTCAAGGTTAATTTAACTAAACCAATAAGCAAATCTGAACGCCACACTTTTGACAATTTAGTGATTAGTTCGTGGTACTACCTAGAAAACGCTAATTATGGTTCAGAAGAAAAAGAGATGCGTGTTGAGAAAACAGCAATTAGCAATTGGAGTAAAGACGGCAAGTCTTTCCGTGTAACGGTCGAAAACTTCAAGGTTGATGAAAATAGACCTGCAGAACATACATCACGTGTATATGAAATAGATCTATCAAAAACCGTGTTAGGCAAGGGCTTATCTGAGTTTCATACCAAAGCTTGGTATACCTTAAATAGTATTCCCAAAAGATAA
- a CDS encoding DUF1080 domain-containing protein: MNRVKYTLLSILIATSITVLAKESNSISPSLTEVWQPVKKVQVNNNIPSDAIVLFDGTSTNAWEQANGKFMGEPITWDVENGVMTIPSRVKGPQNIRTKEKFCDIQLHIEWRIPSPIKHKSGQKDGNSGIFIQERYEVQILNSHDNETYANGQAGAIYKQSIPLVNASKPTMEWQSYDIIYTAPQFNNKQELTQPAFITVLHNGVLIQNHREILGSTVSRGAPSYEHHGCEAIKIQDHSSKVSFRNIWLRKL; encoded by the coding sequence ATGAACCGTGTAAAGTACACTTTGCTAAGTATTCTAATTGCCACCTCAATAACTGTATTAGCAAAAGAGAGTAATTCAATATCACCTAGCCTTACCGAAGTTTGGCAACCCGTTAAGAAAGTCCAAGTGAATAATAATATTCCTTCTGATGCGATTGTGTTGTTTGATGGAACGAGCACAAATGCGTGGGAGCAGGCCAATGGGAAATTTATGGGGGAGCCTATAACCTGGGATGTTGAAAATGGCGTAATGACAATTCCGTCTCGCGTCAAAGGACCTCAAAATATAAGAACTAAAGAAAAATTCTGTGATATTCAACTACATATCGAATGGCGTATACCGAGCCCCATAAAACACAAATCTGGGCAAAAAGACGGTAATAGTGGAATTTTCATTCAAGAGAGATACGAAGTTCAAATACTCAACTCCCACGATAATGAAACTTATGCCAATGGCCAAGCTGGCGCTATATATAAGCAGTCAATTCCTTTGGTAAATGCAAGTAAACCGACGATGGAATGGCAAAGTTACGACATTATTTATACCGCACCTCAATTTAACAATAAACAAGAGTTAACCCAACCTGCGTTTATCACGGTTCTTCATAACGGTGTATTGATTCAAAACCACAGAGAAATATTAGGTAGCACGGTTTCTCGCGGCGCGCCAAGTTACGAACACCATGGTTGTGAGGCCATAAAAATACAAGATCATAGCTCCAAAGTTAGCTTCAGAAATATTTGGTTAAGAAAACTTTAA